In Candidatus Eremiobacteraceae bacterium, the sequence CTGACCTTCGGCACTCCGCGCTTGTGACGCACCAAAGGCCGCCATACGACCTCGCGCTGCTCGAACGCGCGATCTCCACCGGCATCGACAACAAGGGGAAACGCCTTGATCCCGTGATGCCGCGCTGGCGCCTGACGCCGAAAGACCTGCACGACGTGGCGTTGTACGTCTTGGAGGGACTAAGCCAAGACGCGGCGGCTCAGTCCAACAAGCGGTCACGATAGCGACTGCAGTGCCGTTAGCTTCCGCTCGCGAATCGACAGTCACCGTGTAGGTCTTCGGTACCTAGAAAGGACGGATTGCCGTGTTCGTCATCCAAGCCGCCCTCTGGATCGCCGGCTTCGTCGGCGCCGGATACATCTTTTGGCGCGCCACATCGTACTGGTTGGAGAAGCAAAAAGAGGCGCCGACACCGCTGCCGTACCTTTCGTATGTCGAAGCCATCGTGGTGCTCCTCATCTGCGGCGGCATCGCGTCAAGTTTCGGCGAGGTTCCCGCCGGTTTTCGCGGCGTCGTGCTGCGCTTCGGGGGCACGACCGGCGAAGTCAAGCAGCCGGGGCTG encodes:
- a CDS encoding c-type cytochrome → MTSCAACHQADGAGGMHLPGGAISADLRHSALVTHQRPPYDLALLERAISTGIDNKGKRLDPVMPRWRLTPKDLHDVALYVLEGLSQDAAAQSNKRSR